Within Anguilla anguilla isolate fAngAng1 chromosome 11, fAngAng1.pri, whole genome shotgun sequence, the genomic segment cacaacacactacaacacaacatacagaaatacaacaaaatataaaaaatacagcaaatcTTTATGTAGCATCTAACATAATTCAATAACCGAGCAGTGCTATCACTGGGATTTAatgtacaaattaaataaaaatcaattctCAAAAACTAATATAAGAGAGTGTGAAACACCTTGAAATTGAAGTTTAAAAATGAGGCACAGCACAGGTAAAAGCTCTTCCCCTGCTTGCTTGATGACTAGAATCACACAGAACCAGAATCACACAGGACTCAAATATCTTGTTCTAAAAAAACCTCTTCATTCTATGATATTCTAGCAATGCAGAGTAGTTTAGCCTGACAGCTATAAGTAGCCACCTACAGTAAGTAGTTAACTGAAAACATTATTGTCACTTCTTGTCATGTTGCAGCAAAGTTGTGTAAGGGTCCAGTACAGCGAATACCAacatcaaaacatcaaaaagtTTCCTTCTCCGCACCTCATATCTACCATCTTTTCAGCTATTTTGAATAGGTCTAGATCATGCATAAAAAGTTCACGTAACCCAGCAAagtcacaaaaatattttcaaaactttCCAAGACTTAAACATTTTTGAGAGATTATGAAAGTTGGGAAAATGCCTGGTCGGGTGAAAGGGCTAACAGTCGCTTAGTTCCCCCCACCACAGATGTTAGCTATGCAGCTGAAGCCGTTATATCACTATTGCAGGGAGTTTGGCAAGGCAGGATTATTGTTGTTCATGTTGTTGCAAGCAAAGGACTGGACAATTCTGGGCAGTCATTCCTGTCCCCATTTCCATTAATGGGTGGGACAGATACACCACAAACAAGGTATGGTCTGTCAGAACACCAGAAGACAAATGAAACTGTCTTTCAGTTCCACCCAGCAAAAACCATTCCTGTAGTCCCATTGTATGGCAGCAAAAAACTGATGTGGCACTAACTCCTCCACACTAAGAACAAGGCACACTCAAGGAGTAAAAGACACATCTCTCATTCCAGGCAGATATGATCCAGCCATGATGTCACAAATCTATTGCCCCTTGCATTCCATTTCCTGAAGCTGTTTTGTGATTGGCAGGTGAACagagagaagaaggaggaaaagCAGGGAGAGGAAGCCATAGGAGTGAAAAGTCAGCTTTAGAATGGAGGTGGGTgtaggcggggtgggggggtggggtttgaggtttaatttttttttttgaggggttcTCCAAAATACAATGGCCTACCATCCCATTGCATTTTTACGTTTCCCTTGGATTCCCTGGAATGTCCCTTGTTTGCATTTTCCCTGGAACATTTGCAGGTCTGAAGTCTGAAATATTGATCACCCTTTAAAGTGATTGACTGTATCAAAAATGAGGTAATGATGACATCAGTGAGTTTTGGGATGAGTTTCAAGGGAAATCCTTAGAGAAGGAGGAGTGAAGGTTGGGTGGGACAGTTTGGGACAGTCATTTTGTGGCTTGTGTATGGAGGGATGGCAATGAAGTCTcctgggggtggagggagaggtgcTGCCTGAAATCCCCTTCCTCTGAGATGGTACCTGTCTGCGCCgggcctcttcctcttcctcatagTCTTCCTCCATGCGACAGAGCCAGGAGCTCCTGTCCAAGCTCATGTGAGAGGTGGatagagggaaggggggaggggactcCAGTGGGAGGTAGGATTTGGGAAGTGGGGGCCGTGGGGGACTGATATCCTGAGgtagaaagtgagagagggaaggaaagagtaAGAAAAGGGAAGTAAGAaaagagacagaagagagagtgGGGTAGTTGAGCCAAGCAGAGAGGCACAGAaagttaggggggggggggcaggtgcagAAATCTCTCCCATCAGAAACCATACATCACTCAAACATCTGATGCTGCAAGCTTAGCCCTCAAAATAGGTACATATGCAGCAAACAACCCTAATAGTTATCACCACCATGACACCAATAAAGACCCTCAGAGTTGCAAGTATGGGGGTGAAAGGTCACAGCTTGGATGATGTACAGACATTTTTCTCTGATGCAGTGGTGGGGCAAATTCAGAGTTTGGAGAGGTTGGGGGACAGGGGACAGCTGCAGAGGGGTATGGTATTGGGGCAGGTTTCCCAGAAAGCGGGCACAACGCTCACCTCCATGCCCACCTGCTTGGGGGGCGAGTCATGTGACCCAGAGACTGGCGAGAAGGGGCTGAGAGGACTGGTGAGGCTGGTAGAGCTGAGGGGGCTGGCAGGACTGTTTGTGCTGAAGGAACCTGAAGCCAAGCTGGCCACTGTGGggcgagaggaggaggggatgtGACCGATCCTCTGCTATACCCCACACATTGGATTACATTaagaggggggagaaggagggtaCAGTAGGTGACCAGTTCTCTGCACGGCatgcacaatacattacattatgtttatTCAGCGGACACTCTTATTCAGAATGCATTAGTGTACAGGAGAACATGTCTAGTAACATTCCATTCCCAGATCAACAAGTGTAAGTGCAACATCAAAAAAAGCACCAAATGTGTTTTAACTTAATGTGTCAGTACTGATGGATGTGGCTGTGTCAGTACTTATGTGTGTCACTGTATCAGTACTTCCCTGTGTCATATTGtcagtacctctgtgtgtggctgtgtcagTGCCTCTGGATGGATTGTTCTTGTGTAGGCCCTCCAGCACATCCTGAATTTTCCAGAACTCCTTCTGGAAGTGTCTGTGGACCACCTCGTTCTTCCCAGAGGACAGAGGGCAAATATTTAGTTAAGAGTTGAAAGGTCAGAGTCAGAGTTTTCAACAGCATGTGAGGTCCAGAGAAATCAGGTAATTCATCATTAGATTAAAACCCAAGTAAATCATCAGCATTATGATGGTGAGGCCAATATCTTCGTTATACATTCACAGACGTCAAACTGTGTTTCACTGATGAGGATCACTATATGATATTGGACATAGCATTTTAAACATCAGTATTACCATCCTAAATCCAACAATACATATCTGGATGAATGAAAGAGGTCAGTCTGTCTTGTTCAAAAGCACAAGCCAGGCCGGTCACAGGAAGGTAGAGTGACTGCTGGGTCCAAAAGGAGGAAAGCAGCCTTGCTCACCTGCCCGCCAGCGTTTAGCTGCTCCCAGAGGTCACCGTGGATGGTGTTCACCTCGTCCTCCAGCACTTCAAACTCCATCCTTGTGGTAGTCAAAGCCTGAGGACAGTGTATGAGAATGGTTAGACTGTGGTAATTCTGAGATCCAGATATCTTTTATGCCCCCCTCCCTATACTGTAAAATTCTGAGCTATCGCTGTCTAAACACCTAAAGAGGACAGAGAATGGCACTCAGAATGATGAAAGGGTTCATATTAAGGCTATTTCAATGGCCTTCAAAATGCCCCATCCACCCACTCACTCATCCCTATGCCCCCCCGATCCTGGGCCCCTCCCATTCTGggcccctctctccacaccccaGCCCCATCCCCCATATCTTACACTGGAAGCCTGAGAGAGCTCCCCTCGGATATTGATGAGTTGGTTCTGCAGGGTCTCCTTCTTCAGGTGGAGCTTATCGGCCAGCGCCGGCTGCCCACGGTACACCTCCAGCTCCTGGTGGGTGGCCACCAGACTGGCTTCCAGGTTGTCCTTAGATGcaggacacacagagactcagagGTGCTTGTAATAGGAAATGTGGCAGTTTGTCATGGGGTGGTCTGACCCTCAGTTGAAGGGCCATTGGCGAGTGGGGGTGTAGGTTGCTTTTAGGGGCTACCTTTTCAACTCGCAGCCGCTGGACCAGAACCTCCTGCTCCTTCAGGAGACGGTTCTGCTCACAGAGGCGACCCAAGAGGCTctgtagagggagagagagagttctttcatttgaattcaattAAAGCTGAATATGAGTAAAAGCAGCTGAAAACAATTACTAAACCTCTTTAGCAGCAGTGGGCATGCACAGAATCATTCCGCTCCTTCACAATAACACAAGGACAAAAGGGGCAAAAATGAACTGTGGCAAAGGGAAGGCCTTATTCACCATTATTCAGAGCATCTGTCAGTcctacagtgtgtgtttgttacttCAGACACCCCATGGGAGCAGACTATCAGCCAATGGTGACTGAGTGAGCCAGAGGACAGCACAGATGGCAGTGCTcctcatactgtatattcacaGAGTTATCACGCTGTGGGAGATGACATGCTGTCAGGAATGAGCCAGGAATATGTGGTTCAACTGCAGTTGAAAGGGTCACTGTATTTCTTGCACACATTATAAAATGAATgctcattttcagtttgtggaATATCCTCTATTCTTTATATTCTTATTAAAATCATGAGGTAATGAGCCAACAGTGCAGCAGAAACTCTTTACAGCCCCTGACCTCTTTCTACACACCATAAAATACACCTCAGTTTCTCACTGCAGATGACCTGGTCCTGCAGCCACCCACTGAATGCAGGTCACATCAGAATCGTACTCTAATACCACCAGAAGAACAAGAATCAAGGTTTTACTTTACAGTTATGATTGTTGTTGAGGTGCAGTTGGGTCACTTCATGTTTAGCTTTAAAGACAGGGAGCTAAGAAACAATtcactttttcttattttatttagggCACATCTGGTTCTTACATCGATATCTATCTCACCCAACGCAGGGGGAAGGTCTGTGTAGACATCATGGAATGGTGCCACCTGCTGGTAGAAAAATTAAAGactctgtatttatttgtccCTCCAGCCGTCTGTCAATCGACAGCTGTCCTGACCATGTACTGCTGGTGATGGGAAGATGGTAATACCTGTTGCTCCAGGTAGTCCAGGTTTCTCTGTAGCTGCAGGTGTGTCATGTCATCCTGAAACAAACAATACCaatgatggagagagaaagaaaagggggagaggatagagaaagagagagagagagagagagtgcaagtTAAAATACATGCTTCATGCTGTACCTATATGTCATTTCTATACATAGTCACAAGGTGGCAGTGTGAAGAAGTGTACCAGAAGTttgcaaaatacaaaaccaaACATGCAACAGTAAAAATATCTTGAAGTGTGTTTGAAATATAGTTTcaaatacattcacattttattgaGAATCACATtacactgcagtactgtgtatgaaatgtgctatacaaacaaagattgcttgattgattgattgattgattgatgaagggcaaatatattttcatgtaataatcagcatttaaatgtatttaataaatgtgttgaaGCACATACCATGTTGTCATGGAGGGAGCCAGGGTAGTTATAATGGTACAGTCCGGAGCTCATAGAATGGCTGTCTCGATGAAATTCAtactaaaacagaaaacagaatctGAGAGTGCTGGGagtaaaaaagaacaatgtaaTACATAACCATCGTAACACTGTAGAACTATAACAATGTAACAGTGTAACAGTATAAGAATGTAACAGTGTAGCAGTATAACAATGTGACCGTATAACTATTTGGGTAACAGTGGTAATAGTATGACAATATAGGGTAACAGTGTAATAGTATGAGAATACTATTACAGGTAACAGTGTAATAGTATGAGAATATAGCAGTGTAGCAAGCATAGCATGGATAAAATAAGGATTAAGTCTTATGTATTGCGAAGATATTTATGTGGGTACCTTGGGTGAGCTGACAGACCTCCTGAGGCCGTAGACAGAGGGGTCAGTGTAGATCATGTCGTCGCGGTCGCGTTCGAAGCGTGCGCTGGGGGAGCGTATGGGGGAGTAGGGTGTctggggggaggaagaggagggggatcGGGGTACGGAGCGCGAGCGAGGCTGCATGCTCAACCGCTGCatgcctctctgtgtctgtgccagcTGGCCATAGTACCCCCcggggtgctgggggtggggcggggggcccCACGGGGACACCCGGGGGTACAGGGGCCCATCCCGCAGAGACCGCCGCTTGTCTTCCGGCGCGGTCcagtggggagggaggcggtCAAACCCCCCCGAAACAGAGCAGATGCTGTCGGGGCGCATGCCGCCCGGGGTGTATAGGGCATAATCTTCAACGTAGCGAGGACCCCCATAAACGCCATAGCAGTCTGAGGGGACTCCCCGATTTACTGCATAGTACTGAGAGgggctggagaaggagagaaagagggaataaaaaatagaaatggatagagggagagggggggtgagagaaagatgagagagaaaaatagaggaagagagacaggggaATGAGTGTGACAATGACAGGATGGGATGAAGAGAaagtaaaagagagaaaatggaaaGCAGTTAATTTTCTTTAGTTCCAGCTCACATGGTTTTCTTGTAAAAGGCATGGAAGTGTAAGAAACTGGTTCATTTAGAATGTCCTCTATGGAAACACACTAAGCCTGAAATAGAACCTGAGGCATTCGGAGTCCCTCCCCCTTACCTATGCAGGTCCTCTTGTGCGGGCACGCCCCTTCGCTGGTTGACCCACTGCTGGAGCTGTGTCATGGAGTTCTGCCTCTGCACCACCCTGTCAGAGACTGGGTGGGGTGCAGGAGCGAACCCCCTGTGCAGGTACGCATTTTCACGCTGCATCCGGGCCTCCCACTGGTCCCGTGACTCTTGGGGCTGGTAGACGCCGTAGCCACCCCATCCGTTGGGCTGGGGAGCTCCGCCTCTatccctgcccctctccccactccGCCCATCCATGTCCGAGGCTGGGGCCGACGCAGGTGGTTCCTGCTCCGCCTTGCCGACGCCCCTCTTGCCCTCCCGGAGCTCCGTTCCCCGCCCGTCACCCTCCCCCCGCTGATGTGGTTCTGCTCTCCTGGTGGCTGTGGCATTGTTCAGTCCTGTTGGTGGGATGTTCTCCATATTGTTCCTGCAAAAGGCAGCAATTTGCATGCTCAATATCTGTATCCAtcgtattctgtgtgtgtgtatgtttatacgggtgtgtgtgagtacctcTGTATAAGTGTGCTTATACACAGACCTATATGTGAGTAcctgtgcgcaggtgtgtgtacaggtttGTGTGAGTATCTctatgctggtgtgtgtgtggatacattcatgctggtgagtgtgtgtgtgaggacctCTATGctggtttgtgtgcgtgtgtgagtacctgtatgcagatgtgtgtgtacaggtgcgTGTAAGCACCTCTGTGcaggcgtgcatgtgtgtacagggGTCTATGTGAGTACCTCTATgaaggtaggtgtgtgtgtgtatgtgtgtgtgtattcaggtGTTGGTGTTACTATCtctgtgtaggtgtatgtgtgtatacagttGTCAGTGTTAGTACCTCtgagcaggtgtgtgcgtgtgaatacAGGTGTCAGTGTTAGTACctctgagcaggtgtgtgtgtgtgtgtgtgtgtgaatacaggTGTCAGTGTTAGTAtttctgtgctggtgtgtgtgtgtgtgtgtatacaggcGTCTGTGTGAGTACCTCTGAGCTGGTGTGATGGTCATGCGGGCTGCGTCACTCATAACCTTCAGCCaggcctcctgctcctctggACCCTCAGAACTGAAGTAGTATGTACGGATCCCAGCGTGCTCCACCTGCAGGCAGAATGCTGAACTACTGTTACTGTCCTCCTCGTCCACTTCACTGAAtacctgagacagagagagagggagagagtaggacagaaaggggggggggggggggggcagagcaagAGGGTGAAAAATAGAGAGAAGatagggatagagagggagagggtggcagagagagacagaaaaaattgattttagtGTTACCTCGCATTTTTCATTCCAGTAAAGCTGGTtgtaattgaattaatttgaattCGACTTAATATCGAAGAATATGACTTAAAGAGACAGGCACAAAGATGCTGATgcccacacacagctgagaggACAAGCAGCTGAAAACAATGACCAAACATCtttcacagcagcagcaggcatgCACAGAATCATTCCGCTCCTTCACAATAACATAAGGAGAAAGGGGCATAAATTAACTGTGGCATAGGGAAGGCCTTATTCACCATTAATCAGAGCATCTGTCAATcctacagtgtgtgtctgttacttCAGACACCCCATGGGAGCAGACTATCAGCCAATGGTGACTGAGTGAGCCAGAGGACAGCACAGATGGCAGTGCTCCTCATATATTCACAGAGTTATCACGCTGTGGGAGATGACATGCTGTCAGGAATGAGCCAGGAATGTGTAACAGTGCAACAGTGGTACTGCAGAGCAAAGGGTCACTGTATTTGTTGCaaattgcatgcattttaacaTGAATGCTCACTTTCAATTTGTGGAATACCCTCTATTATTTCTATTccatatatataatttaataatttaattgaaagGCAAGTAAAAACAGGTTAGCATAATGCACAAAGATCAATTCAAgtgcatgtctgagtgtgtgtggtactCTATGCATGTGCAATCCctaagaatgtttttgtttcagcttaTAAAGTCTGTGAAATTCCACCACCATTGTGCTTTGCAGAAAAATTGAGGAGCAACACTGTTAACACACAAAGTCAAACTCATGAAGCAGTCCTGGAGTCATGAAGCAGggggtgaaataaaaaacaatattgtctccaatttttagattttttctgCATGTTTATGTCTGCATAATGACATATTTAAGATttcataagaaataaaatgtcaggTCTTGGCTTCCTTTGTAATATTACGATgatgcaatctttttttttctatcacaCTGAATAGCTACATGATACAATGACATAATGGTTTAGGTATTCCATGTACTAGTGTACACCGATAGCCTATGTATTGTGTTACAGTGGGTACTGAAAAATAATACTGTCAAAAAATTACCCTGAGGTGGGGACCTCAGATATCCTATGGGGCTGAAGCTGATTTAAAGTTTTGGAAACCCCTGGCATGTTGGTCATGGCTAGATGTTGGGGACAGATGTATGGATGGACAATGAGCACAGCCCATGGCTATAAACACATGCTGcatgcagaggagagagagagacaggcactACCTACAATACGGGAGCTCATCAGGGATCTCAAACAGGCAAAGTGAAGGACAGCCTCACTCAGGGGTCCTCAGAGACAAGAGTGAACAGGACAGAATGACACAGGTCAAAGGGTCAGAGGTTGCCGGGTAACAGTGGAGGTGCTGatactgaattcttctctaggCCTTTCACATCGCATATGGCAGTTGAAttattaaagattaaaaaatgtttttttttccattctatTCATTGGAACGTAATGCACTAAAAAGTGCACTAAATTCACTAAAACCTTCATATCCTGTAACAAAAAAGAGTTGCTAATACAGTAACATTAGAGATTCTGAGTTTTTCATTTGCTGGTGGTGTCTACCTGTCGACAGGTTACTGCATtaaattacaatcacttagccggttctcttatccaaagtgatgaGCGATACAGCTTACATGATCCATAGCATTAATCTGTTTCcttagctgagagagaaagctTTAAAGATTTGTTGCTAGTATCAACATTTCTGAGTCGCAATACTCTTGTCTACTTTCACTTTCACCCACAAGGGGGAAACATCACAACAAATAATTCTGTAAAGCTTAGGTTCAGCCAGTGCAGTAGCTATAAtttatgtgaataaaaatgaaagcccGATGCATTACAGGGTAATTATCAACCCCACTTGATGAAGCAGAAACATAAATAAAGGCTGCTTGCTTTGATGTAGATGATACCTTCAGATGCTGCAAGAACCAAATAcagcattcttttttcttttaaaacacacacacacagcagcatttAGAATGAAAGCCACTTTGCATAATAACATGAAGTAGACATATTCATCATACGCAGACTCTAGACATATGCCTCAGAGAAGCAATGGAACAGAGCCACAGAGCTGTTGCTACAGTAACACAGTGTGCAGTTCCAGGGAAAGCGATCAACAAACCTACCTGCCGGCCATCTTGCATCAGGCATAATAATAAGCCAAGCCCACGGGATAACTTACatgatatttttcattgtttaaatgttGGCTGGGAGCTCTGCTTGGCCTGGGaataattcaaatgatttattcctaaaataaatatgcacactcatttttttcctgaaatagAAATTTCCGTTTGAAATATGAGAGGAGTTTGTTATAAGTCTTTGGTAGAAGAATACAATGAAAAAAGTAGACACAtactgagattaaaaaaaacgcTGTGTGCTGTTTGCTTGTAGTTTGTGAAAAACTGGTTTTGCCTGATCATGGTCAAACAACACATTGTACCATAATCCTTGGggccagtttttttattttattgtttgtacaTTCACTATCTTGTGAAAACAGCTCTGTGGTGTGGGGTTCTAGTTTTTGGGACCATCCCAAAACAGGAATTCCATGGTTATTTATGGAGGACAACAAAGGCCTGACCAACTCCCTTGTGGAGTTTTCTAAAATTTGAATGGACTGCTGTCAGGTACTTTCTAAATTCCTAAACATTGGGACTGAAAAATCTTTCTGCTTGCTCAAACAGAGCTGTCATATATCCTAGACATTTGTCCTAATACAATCCCCTCCCCCATGCAAGTCTTTGATAAAGGGCTTCTTAAGTAGCAATCCTTTAGAGGAGAGGAACACAAAGAACAGCTACCCAGTATGTGGTGGTATGCCACAGCCCAGTGGGACAGTAAGTGGGAGTAAACTCCCATATTGAAATGGTGCtttcttcttgttcttgttcttcttcttcttatcatgattaaaaaaataataataatggcccCTGCCTCTAGCTAAGGAACCTACTGTACAACTGCAATGTACAAGGTCACATGAGACAGTCTACTCACTCCTGGTGAACTAACTACAGCCTACAACATTGTCAAGCTAATGAAgtatatttgaatttgaatttgacttaAACCCCAGAGGAACATCGGCTTGTCCACCGAAGACTTAAATCCCTGTAGAACTCACAGAGCATATTAGAATAAAGcctattatattatttttaaattattgtcgTTAAATTATACCTTTTGCACTGTTCCCAggtaaatagtttctattttcattttccaagatgcattaaaatgaaaatataatatatataaaaaatgtccaAAGAGAAAGAGGTGGGAAGAGAGCAGTTTGCTGCTTGCTCCAATGTAGGATGGCCAGATGTGTCCAGTGGCCGACCAATGCCCCCTTCCCTCTCAGGGAAATACCAGGGTAATTCAGAGAGGAGAAGGTCCACAGCACAGAAAGCTTAAGGTGTGTGTGATGGAAGcagtaagaaaaaaacaaccccccccacacacacacacgcacacacacacacacacacacacaggcactcgtatgcacacgcacacacacacacacacacacacacacacacacacacacacacgcatgcacacgttaCAAATAGACTTGAGATGATACGTCCCCTGGGGCACTCGGGCTTCCGAAGGGCAGACTCACTGATCCGAAagtgccacacacacagcaggcaaaGACTTGATTCTGATTTCTTGTGATAGCTGTGCTGAGACACTGCACAGCGCATGCCTGGGTAGATAAATACACCCCCAGGAGCAAAACAACGGctgatatttgaaaatgtaagagTGTCTAGCCTTTTTTGTTATGAGTGATAGTCGCCTCCACGTGTACTCCAGGTGCAGTTCTCTCTGCAGTAGGGTAACTGTCAATGTTAGAACTGTCCGGGTATCAGCCAGATAATGCAGTAGGTGGGGAAAACACAGGCCGAAGGCTAAGAGACGCTAAAATTACTGGTGTGGTCAGAACagcaaactgacttgttggataTTGCAACCCCCCTCCCATGAAGACtcatgggagggggggttgaaCTCAGAATACTATCATAAATAGTGTAGTACAAGCGGGAATAAAACTTCTGTCTTACATAACCGCAGTGCTACGCTTCTTAGCTAGAGACATGATTCATTTATGATAGAAAACTGCAAGGACCCCAGACACAGGAAGGAGGGTGGGCACAAATAAGCTCATATTATGACATCAGTGGATGACATCGTCCATTAAGGACACCTAGCTGGAATGAGCTCATCTACCTCAGAAAAAGGATCACTTACTGCTGATTTACACATACTGCTGATTCTCTTGCCCCTGCTGCTATACACTGAGCTATTGTGTGGCATGTTACCTGTGGAGGTGAGTAGGAGGTAGTCTAATTACCTGGAAAAAAACTAAGCAAGCGTAATAACCAAATATTCAGGTACAGTTACAAGTCACCAAACCAGATGTGAAGCGTTAGCTGTGGCTGCTTGCTCTGAGGTATGGTGATAGATCTGCCACggtgcacacaaaaaaacaacagagacTAGATCAGTCAGCACCAGTGAAAGGGCTGCCAGAACAGTACAATGCCACACCAGATACTGTACAGATGCTGTAAGGATAGGGCAGCTGGAGACCTAAAGCCAGCCAATCACCAGCCAGATTAATACAATATATACAAGGACTTCATAAAGCATGCATAATGCATGCCTTTGTGAGCATGATATTGTCTGTGAGTCATTCATATGCTGTTGCAGTTGTATAGTGTCTCACAGAGTAACTTAGCAAGTGCTATTTAAAGAAACAGTGCAAAAAAGACAGCAGACATTCTGAAAATATCTAAAATC encodes:
- the LOC118207587 gene encoding pleckstrin homology domain-containing family A member 6-like isoform X6 codes for the protein MLKFRADRRVSQNDHNGTNGHPVIRNHLVEIKRTQTHLPSSSPDMSTKATGKRFVSFASDVNSNNLTMVSDLPPETQVSSQTPRSTRKAATFGKRSNSMRRNPTAEVTKQGWLYKQASNGVKQWNKRWFVLTDRCLFYYKDDKEEAVLGSLPLLGFRIGPVQPSDSISRKYAFKVFSEVDEEDSNSSSAFCLQVEHAGIRTYYFSSEGPEEQEAWLKVMSDAARMTITPAQRNNMENIPPTGLNNATATRRAEPHQRGEGDGRGTELREGKRGVGKAEQEPPASAPASDMDGRSGERGRDRGGAPQPNGWGGYGVYQPQESRDQWEARMQRENAYLHRGFAPAPHPVSDRVVQRQNSMTQLQQWVNQRRGVPAQEDLHSPSQYYAVNRGVPSDCYGVYGGPRYVEDYALYTPGGMRPDSICSVSGGFDRLPPHWTAPEDKRRSLRDGPLYPRVSPWGPPPHPQHPGGYYGQLAQTQRGMQRLSMQPRSRSVPRSPSSSSPQTPYSPIRSPSARFERDRDDMIYTDPSVYGLRRSVSSPKYEFHRDSHSMSSGLYHYNYPGSLHDNMDDMTHLQLQRNLDYLEQQQVAPFHDVYTDLPPALGEIDIDSLLGRLCEQNRLLKEQEVLVQRLRVEKDNLEASLVATHQELEVYRGQPALADKLHLKKETLQNQLINIRGELSQASSALTTTRMEFEVLEDEVNTIHGDLWEQLNAGGQNEVVHRHFQKEFWKIQDVLEGLHKNNPSRGTDTATHRVASLASGSFSTNSPASPLSSTSLTSPLSPFSPVSGSHDSPPKQVGMEDISPPRPPLPKSYLPLESPPPFPLSTSHMSLDRSSWLCRMEEDYEEEEEARRRQYKYTVHSDTSSGGRTNSSDQQKPEDDRHASTNKVGIVPPRTKSPTGEETKSIPPSQQGDSALANGHISRGRPKSAVFSAEVKSKMSVEEQNARIRRNQSNSVRDKRRSLNTSGSQQGDAFRPSYRVVRRRLTSHEVDIKDLEEAVRGQGMESPREEIARLRRLQIKPEHSKSKVKNELPSTDKVLIQERYVEEEPDTPLSPEEVLEKQKKVERIKTLIAKSNLQNMVPLLDGPAERQGDPDQQLQEQEKRIEISCALAAEASRRSRLLSVRPQHPHRRDQPDPFPFRRTF
- the LOC118207587 gene encoding pleckstrin homology domain-containing family A member 6-like isoform X5, giving the protein MLKFRADRRVSQNDHNGTNGHPVIRNHLVEIKRTQTHLPSSSPDMSTKATGKRFVSFASDVNSNNLTMVSDLPPETQVSSQTPRSTRKAATFGKRSNSMRRNPTAEVTKQGWLYKQASNGVKQWNKRWFVLTDRCLFYYKDDKEEAVLGSLPLLGFRIGPVQPSDSISRKYAFKVEHAGIRTYYFSSEGPEEQEAWLKVMSDAARMTITPAQRNNMENIPPTGLNNATATRRAEPHQRGEGDGRGTELREGKRGVGKAEQEPPASAPASDMDGRSGERGRDRGGAPQPNGWGGYGVYQPQESRDQWEARMQRENAYLHRGFAPAPHPVSDRVVQRQNSMTQLQQWVNQRRGVPAQEDLHSPSQYYAVNRGVPSDCYGVYGGPRYVEDYALYTPGGMRPDSICSVSGGFDRLPPHWTAPEDKRRSLRDGPLYPRVSPWGPPPHPQHPGGYYGQLAQTQRGMQRLSMQPRSRSVPRSPSSSSPQTPYSPIRSPSARFERDRDDMIYTDPSVYGLRRSVSSPKYEFHRDSHSMSSGLYHYNYPGSLHDNMDDMTHLQLQRNLDYLEQQQVAPFHDVYTDLPPALGEIDIDSLLGRLCEQNRLLKEQEVLVQRLRVEKDNLEASLVATHQELEVYRGQPALADKLHLKKETLQNQLINIRGELSQASSALTTTRMEFEVLEDEVNTIHGDLWEQLNAGGQNEVVHRHFQKEFWKIQDVLEGLHKNNPSRGTDTATHRVASLASGSFSTNSPASPLSSTSLTSPLSPFSPVSGSHDSPPKQVGMEDISPPRPPLPKSYLPLESPPPFPLSTSHMSLDRSSWLCRMEEDYEEEEEARRRQYKYTVHSDTSSGGRTNSSDQQKPEDDRHASTNKVGIVPPRTKSPTGEETKSIPPSQQGDSALANGHISRGRPKSAVFSAEVKSKMSVEEQNARIRRNQSNSVRDKRRSLNTSGSQQGDAFRPSYRVVRRRLTSHEVDIKDLEEAVRGQGMESPREEIARLRRLQIKPEHSKSKVKNELPSTDKVLIQERYVEEEPDTPLSPEEVLEKQKKVERIKTLIAKSNLQNMVPLLDGPAERQGDPDQQLQEQEKRIEISCALAAEASRRSRLLSVSHQPSSSSYFILAQSAPSTPTAVTNLTPSPSAELSDSSHFIKV